The proteins below come from a single Miscanthus floridulus cultivar M001 chromosome 1, ASM1932011v1, whole genome shotgun sequence genomic window:
- the LOC136507203 gene encoding uncharacterized protein isoform X2, whose translation MTARADLAGRRHLGVAALALLLLHAPPPSRRRGTVTATPAGCCAGAEGGCPPLRGGPAVAVSGHDAPEQPLPVVAGADAPDAASSRRPSSPMLHETLAMVCEDCHHGASCARQGAS comes from the exons ATGACGGCGCGAGCTGATCTGGCCGGTCGCCGGCACTTGGGCGTGGCGGcgctcgccctcctcctcctccacgctcCTCCCCCCTCGCGCCGTAGGGGCACGGTGACGGCGACCCCCGCCGGGTGCTGCGCCGGTGCAGAGGGTGGCTGCCCCCCGCTGCGGGGGGGCCCAGCGGTTGCCGTATCCGGCCACGACGCGCCCGAGCAGCCCCTACCGGTGGTCGCCGGCGCGGATGCCCCCGATGCGGCATCGTCCCGCCGGCCGTCTTCTCCTATGctccatgaaaccctag CAATGGTGTGTGAAGATTGCCATCATGGTGCTTCCTGTGCTCGTCAAG GTGCTTCATGA
- the LOC136507203 gene encoding uncharacterized protein isoform X1 produces MTARADLAGRRHLGVAALALLLLHAPPPSRRRGTVTATPAGCCAGAEGGCPPLRGGPAVAVSGHDAPEQPLPVVAGADAPDAASSRRPSSPMLHETLAMVCEDCHHGASCARQDCDRSTATVVQRVQTLDMALQSPHGILLDSSLLLKRGSLD; encoded by the exons ATGACGGCGCGAGCTGATCTGGCCGGTCGCCGGCACTTGGGCGTGGCGGcgctcgccctcctcctcctccacgctcCTCCCCCCTCGCGCCGTAGGGGCACGGTGACGGCGACCCCCGCCGGGTGCTGCGCCGGTGCAGAGGGTGGCTGCCCCCCGCTGCGGGGGGGCCCAGCGGTTGCCGTATCCGGCCACGACGCGCCCGAGCAGCCCCTACCGGTGGTCGCCGGCGCGGATGCCCCCGATGCGGCATCGTCCCGCCGGCCGTCTTCTCCTATGctccatgaaaccctag CAATGGTGTGTGAAGATTGCCATCATGGTGCTTCCTGTGCTCGTCAAG ACTGTGACAGAAGTACAGCCACGGTGGTGCAGCGCGTGCAGACGCTGGACATGGCACTGCAGTCGCCGCATGGAATCCTCTTGGACTCCTCTCTGCTGTTGAAGAGGGGTTCGCTTGACTAA